One Amycolatopsis thermophila DNA segment encodes these proteins:
- the mctP gene encoding monocarboxylate uptake permease MctP encodes MRTSLVLAQAPGSGLQWTELSIFVVLFLLVSVMGFVASRWRAAASLDHLDEWGLGGRKFGSWITWFLVGGDLYTAYTFVAVPALVFGAGALGFYALPYTVILYPIVFLPALRMWSVSRSRGYVTPADFVRGRYGSPTLALLIAITGIVATMPYIALQLVGLEAVLRTMGLNGGGIAGHLPLLIAFLVLALYTYQSGLRAPALIAFVKDGLIYIVILVAVFYLPAKLGGWSHIFDASAKALAQPSPNTGKPKGSILLTSNNQLQYITLALGSALALFLYPHSLTGVLASRGRNVIKRNMMALPAYSFLLGLLALLGYVALTAGVKPITNAATGNADSNTVVPVLFDTQFPSWFAGIAFAAIGIGALVPAAIMSIAAANLWTRNIYKEYFKRDATPAQEAKQAKIASLVVKFGAVAFILFIDPQFSIDLQLIGGVLILQTLPSVAIALYTRWFHRWGLIAGWVVGMAWGVAMLYAIPNPNTKRAHFGGSALPLTDLSIFGWHPFAGSAVQIYPGFVALVANIVVAVIVTVIARSLKVFNGTDDTEGTDYHADEHDKDLRPIGAAHH; translated from the coding sequence ATGAGGACTTCACTGGTATTGGCGCAGGCGCCGGGCAGTGGTCTGCAATGGACCGAGCTGAGCATCTTCGTGGTGCTCTTCCTGCTGGTCAGCGTGATGGGGTTCGTGGCGTCCCGGTGGCGCGCGGCGGCGTCGCTGGACCACCTCGACGAGTGGGGGCTGGGCGGCCGCAAGTTCGGCTCGTGGATCACCTGGTTCCTGGTCGGCGGTGACCTCTACACCGCCTACACGTTCGTGGCCGTGCCCGCGCTGGTGTTCGGCGCCGGCGCACTGGGCTTCTACGCCCTGCCCTACACGGTGATCCTGTACCCGATCGTCTTCCTGCCCGCGCTGCGGATGTGGTCGGTGTCCCGCTCGCGCGGCTACGTGACGCCCGCCGACTTCGTGCGCGGCCGCTACGGCTCGCCGACGCTGGCGCTGCTGATCGCGATCACCGGCATCGTCGCCACGATGCCCTACATCGCGCTGCAGCTGGTCGGCCTGGAGGCGGTGCTGCGGACGATGGGCCTCAACGGCGGTGGCATCGCCGGTCACCTGCCGCTGCTGATCGCGTTCCTGGTGCTGGCGCTCTACACCTACCAGTCGGGCCTGCGGGCGCCGGCGCTGATCGCGTTCGTCAAGGACGGCCTGATCTACATCGTCATCCTGGTCGCGGTGTTCTACCTGCCGGCCAAGCTGGGCGGCTGGTCGCACATCTTCGACGCGAGCGCCAAGGCGCTGGCGCAGCCGAGCCCGAACACCGGGAAGCCGAAGGGCTCGATCCTGCTGACGTCCAACAACCAGCTGCAGTACATCACCCTGGCGCTGGGTTCGGCGCTGGCGCTGTTCCTGTACCCGCACTCGCTCACCGGCGTGCTCGCCTCGCGCGGCCGCAACGTGATCAAGCGGAACATGATGGCGCTGCCCGCGTACTCGTTCCTGCTGGGCCTGCTCGCGCTGCTCGGGTACGTCGCGCTGACCGCGGGCGTCAAGCCGATCACCAACGCGGCCACGGGCAACGCCGACTCCAACACCGTGGTGCCGGTCCTGTTCGACACCCAGTTCCCGTCCTGGTTCGCGGGCATCGCGTTCGCCGCGATCGGGATCGGCGCACTGGTGCCCGCCGCGATCATGTCGATCGCCGCGGCGAACCTGTGGACCCGCAACATCTACAAGGAGTACTTCAAGCGCGACGCCACCCCGGCGCAGGAGGCCAAGCAGGCCAAGATCGCGTCGCTGGTCGTCAAGTTCGGCGCGGTCGCGTTCATCCTGTTCATCGACCCGCAGTTCTCGATCGACCTGCAGCTCATCGGTGGCGTGCTGATCCTGCAGACGCTGCCGTCGGTGGCGATCGCGCTGTACACGCGGTGGTTCCACCGGTGGGGCCTGATCGCGGGCTGGGTCGTGGGCATGGCGTGGGGCGTCGCGATGCTGTACGCGATCCCGAACCCGAACACCAAGCGCGCCCACTTCGGTGGTTCCGCGCTGCCGCTGACCGACCTGTCGATCTTCGGCTGGCACCCGTTCGCCGGCTCGGCGGTCCAGATCTACCCTGGGTTCGTGGCGCTGGTCGCGAACATCGTGGTGGCGGTGATCGTCACGGTGATCGCCCGGAGCCTGAAGGTCTTCAACGGCACCGACGACACCGAAGGCACGGACTACCACGCCGACGAGCACGACAAGGACCTGCGCCCCATCGGCGCGGCGCACCACTAG
- a CDS encoding peroxidase-related enzyme (This protein belongs to a clade of uncharacterized proteins related to peroxidases such as the alkylhydroperoxidase AhpD.): MDSRFGVTELEDLPEDLRERIGVIAEKSGFVPNVFRALGHRPAELRAFLDYHDALMERSDGLSKAERELVVVATSGANHCTYCVVAHGAILRIRAKDPELADRVATNPWQVELDERGRAIVDLALALCREPEQFGEAHLEAARKAGLTEDEIWDIGSITALFAMSNRLAHLTALRPNPEFYGMGR, from the coding sequence GTGGACAGCCGGTTCGGTGTCACCGAGCTCGAAGACCTGCCCGAGGACCTGCGGGAACGCATCGGCGTGATCGCGGAGAAGTCGGGGTTCGTGCCGAACGTCTTCCGTGCTCTGGGACACCGGCCGGCTGAACTGCGGGCCTTCCTCGACTACCACGACGCCCTGATGGAACGCTCCGACGGCCTGAGCAAGGCCGAGCGGGAGCTGGTCGTGGTCGCCACGTCGGGGGCGAACCACTGCACGTACTGCGTGGTCGCCCACGGCGCGATCCTGCGGATCCGGGCGAAGGACCCGGAGCTGGCCGACCGGGTCGCGACGAACCCGTGGCAGGTCGAGCTGGACGAGCGGGGCCGGGCGATCGTCGACCTGGCGCTCGCGCTGTGCCGCGAACCGGAGCAGTTCGGCGAGGCCCACCTCGAGGCGGCGCGCAAGGCCGGGCTGACCGAGGACGAGATCTGGGACATCGGCTCGATCACCGCGTTGTTCGCGATGTCCAACCGGCTGGCGCACCTGACCGCGCTGCGGCCGAACCCGGAGTTCTACGGGATGGGCCGGTAG